Proteins encoded within one genomic window of Verrucomicrobiota bacterium:
- a CDS encoding HAD-IA family hydrolase yields the protein MSYRPVFPVVFFDLDGTLVDSSMDIAVSVNHVRLELGMDRLSESLIQTYIGDGVEKLFNRALGSEDPELIKKAIHIWRPQYENSCMVHTEFYPEIFALLTDLTSSGAKLAILTNKPQRPTEIILDGFGILHMFSAVVGGDATPTRKPKPEMFNRAIDLAGAKAEEIIHIGDSHNDVKGARDRGLKTCGVTWGYGAHDEIKEADYIVNTTGQLHKLLIREI from the coding sequence TGGACGGGACCCTTGTGGATTCAAGCATGGATATAGCCGTGTCAGTGAACCATGTGCGGCTGGAGCTGGGGATGGATCGCCTTTCTGAATCTTTAATCCAAACCTATATCGGTGATGGGGTGGAGAAACTTTTTAACCGTGCCTTAGGAAGCGAAGATCCGGAGCTTATCAAAAAGGCTATTCATATCTGGAGACCACAGTATGAAAATAGTTGTATGGTGCATACGGAGTTCTACCCCGAGATATTTGCTTTATTGACGGATTTAACTTCCTCAGGGGCAAAGTTAGCCATCCTGACAAATAAACCCCAGCGCCCGACAGAGATTATTCTGGATGGATTTGGCATTCTACACATGTTCTCTGCGGTCGTCGGGGGTGATGCGACTCCCACACGAAAACCAAAACCCGAGATGTTTAACCGTGCGATTGATTTGGCGGGAGCAAAGGCTGAAGAGATTATTCATATCGGTGACAGCCATAATGATGTCAAGGGAGCCCGTGACCGGGGGCTCAAAACGTGTGGCGTGACATGGGGATACGGTGCTCATGATGAGATCAAGGAAGCTGATTATATCGTGAATACGACAGGTCAGCTCCATAAGTTGTTGATTAGAGAAATTTAA